The genomic region GGCAAAAGTCAAAGTGTGTAATttcagcaactgcaactgcactAACTTACATTAAAAGAAGTAATGCTGTAAcagaaaaagaagagaaaactGCAGTAGGAGGCTCTCATACTACAAATGATTCATTGTAATAAATTGGGCTTAAAATCTCTCAGGATATGCGAtacattgatttattttctatgatttaaatatgtgtTTTTAACAGATTATACCCATTTTTCTGATCGAATTACTGGGcatcattataataatgattctaaaaaaaagctggcaatataaaaaaaataattttcactcAATTCTCATTCCTTTAATTACACTCATTTAGAAGAAAACGATATTAAAAACCCTTCATAATGTCAAGgtgcatttaaagttttccCGTCTAAATTTAATAGCCCATAATAAAGAAAAGGTGAAAGAATAAAAGCTAACGAAGTTAAGATGGTGTTACTGATAGCTCAAAGGTTACAGAAATTCATTTTCCGTATGTACGTGTTATTTACGCTGAAGTATCCatgtgtctgtatctgtaacttaCTTAAGTAGTTCAAGCATATGAAGATAGCTTTTTAAACTGCTTGAGGTCAGCTTTAAgcctgtctcttatacacatcttgGCATCGTTTGCGGCGATTGAAATGTCCAACTGCTGTGGCACTAATACTCGTCTGTGTAGTTTGGCTTTTAATGCTGGAAATTCATCTGTTTTCATTAAGTCGAGTTGGATGGGACTTTATTATGTATCTGCAGCCGCCGTACAAAGAGAGAGTGACTGAATTCGAAGTGGGAACTCGTAACCAGACGTGGGATAACACAAGCATTGCCCAGCAACTGCATGGAAAAGTCCGAGTACATTGCTTACTCCTAGTGACGAACAAAAACGAGCGTCTCAAGGCTAATCACATTCTAAGAACCTGGGGAGCCCGATGCAATCGGATGCACATAGGCAAGGGAAGAGACACAATTCGGGGAATCTATCAAAGCATTTACGAGAGGTTCTATTTGGAACTGGACTGGCTGCTGCACGTCAATGTGGACAGCTATGTGATCATGGAAAATCTACGCTTCCACCTGGTCAAATATGCGCCCAGCGATGAGGTTTACTTTAGTGCATTTCACGCTTTTTATCCCTATGCACATGTAAGTCAGAGGGAGTCCACCGATTACATTCTGAGTCGTGGTGCACTTCAGCAATTACTTGCCCGAAATTGTTTCTCCAGAGACTGGCTAGCTTGTCTGGCCGAGATGAAGCAAGGTCCGAGCGAGCTATTGTTTCCATTGCAGATTCCAGGGGAGATTTTTCCATTTGACTTGCGCTCAGAGTTCTGGAATTGGCCCTACATTCATCGGGCGGTTTATTCTGATCAGGTGAgtgattatattatattacgTATTGTATAATTCTTAAACAACACAAAGAGCTTATGAAATTTGGGCATCTTCCAAAAGGAAGAAGTATTGGCTTTGCTCGAGTGTTGTCTTTTTCACTCGTAATTGaacatatatttgaaaattgctttttcTTGCAGGGTTTCAATAATTCCACAGCTTATCCAATTGCTTTTCCCTACACCACCGCCAATCAGTTGCATGTGCTAGAGTATCTACTGTACCATCTGCGTCCTTATGGCTATTTAAATGGAATGCCAGGGCTGTCACAAGGCTACTCAGTTCAGGTTCCAGTCCTGCCAGTGGACGACACGATTGCCAGACAGCTTTACAAAGAGGTTCGCATACTCTGCATGGTGATGACCTATCCCCACATGTATGAGAAGGTGGCAAGATCCATTCGAAAAACCTGGGGACGTCGTTGCAACAAACTGATCGTGTTCAGCAGTCGGAAGCAGTCCAGTGTGAGGGGAGTACATACAGTAGCCCTAAATGTCAGCGAGGGTTATGCTCTACTTTGGGGGAAAACGAAGGCCGCCTTTAGACATGTCTACAGG from Drosophila innubila isolate TH190305 unplaced genomic scaffold, UK_Dinn_1.0 98_U_U, whole genome shotgun sequence harbors:
- the LOC117793281 gene encoding glycoprotein-N-acetylgalactosamine 3-beta-galactosyltransferase 1-like; translation: MLEIHLFSLSRVGWDFIMYLQPPYKERVTEFEVGTRNQTWDNTSIAQQLHGKVRVHCLLLVTNKNERLKANHILRTWGARCNRMHIGKGRDTIRGIYQSIYERFYLELDWLLHVNVDSYVIMENLRFHLVKYAPSDEVYFSAFHAFYPYAHVSQRESTDYILSRGALQQLLARNCFSRDWLACLAEMKQGPSELLFPLQIPGEIFPFDLRSEFWNWPYIHRAVYSDQGFNNSTAYPIAFPYTTANQLHVLEYLLYHLRPYGYLNGMPGLSQGYSVQVPVLPVDDTIARQLYKEVRILCMVMTYPHMYEKVARSIRKTWGRRCNKLIVFSSRKQSSVRGVHTVALNVSEGYALLWGKTKAAFRHVYRHHLHEADWFFKADDDTYAIIDNMRYMLHSHHTDESVYFGCHFVPNG